TTTACAGTTGTTATTTTCTGGTTGGAAAAAGTCAGTTTCAATGAGTGATTAATCTGATTAGATTTAATATGGACATTGAAAGCAAAATACGAAAAATCAGCCACTTGACCAGCAAAGTTCTTTATCTTTACAAAGCTATGATCTGTTTTGAAGGCACTTTTATGCTGAAAAACTgttggaaattaaaaattatatcatgaaaaataataataaataggtGAAAGGTGTAGGTTATCTACATTGTAATAAGAATTTTCATCCTGAATGCAACCTTACTTCCCAGCAgaaaattcctaaaataaatACTATTATCACACGATATACAAATGTTAACACATTAACTCAATCTCCACAATCATTTACAAACCTTTCAATTTGATAAAAAGGTTTGTTTGTGGTGAAACTATGCTGTTCTCATTAAATTCGCACATTACATCACACTAAGTAAACTTACTTCTTGGAGTTGTCTTTCATTTGTGGCTGACTGACTTTTATTTgatttccttttaaaaactgTCAGGTTCTGCAAGAGATGGTAAATGTTTATTGTCACCTTTAAATCACTGGGCAGTGACGTTAAAGAGGCCAGGATGGTTTGTGTCATATGTTTTGGTCCAGATCATTTTTAAATTGGATTGCTAGCATGCACGCtaactttttaaaagaattcttATGTGAGTAAAAGGATGGTAAAATTCTTGGGAGGACCATAAAAGTAGGTAAGTTGGCCCAATAAAAGCTTTATATTTACTGTACCAATAAACACCTATCATGTAAAGAACTCATTTCTCATTCATTTCCACCACTACCAAACCAAATGAGCCACAATTTACTCCACCCAATGCATAACACTCAAACAATATTCTTCActattcttttccttcacagcTAAGTCAAGGAAGCCACAACTTAATACACATGACAAATACATACACAAACATAATACTTAATAATGCCTCCATAATCCCTTCCTCATTCTTTTTATCCACTGATGAGCCAAACCAGCCACCAAGGTAAGATTTCTGTACAGCCTCATATATTACCATGCAAACATGTTGCTACTGTATTCATTTAAAACTATTAGTAAAACTGTTGCTTTGTGCATAATAACAAAATGTATGTGGTTGTATGGAGATCTCACTGCCGCCAAATCTAAATGCCTCAAAAATGGCTCTGCATCCTGTAAATGCTCTTTCCTCAATGCAATCAGCATATTAGCATGCTGAATTATTAACCTCCTGTCAAGTGAACTAGTAAACAGTTGTGTGTAAATGTgcacaataataaataaacataataaacataaacatgcataaaaataaacataatctCAACTCCATTATTACCTCTTTGTGCTTTTTTCCAAGCACATGTGAATCCCACAAGATTGCCGACTTAACAGGTACATTACACAAAACGCAAAACAGCTGTCCAGCACTATTGTATCTGAGGACAGTTAAGGTAAAGAAACGGACAACAAGTACAAACTGTACTGCCATGATTCAAACCTAATAATCTTAATTAAGCGAGCATATTTCACGAGCTAAACTTCAGAATGAACAACTGTTCTGAAGTTGCTTCCATGATTGTTAATATAATTGTTATTTCAAAGGATATTTTGCCAATGGGGATGCGATTTTCTTCTTAGTTTCCCTTTGACTTTTGACAAGACGTATGTCCCTTTTAGCGGTCGCCATTTTAGGTACACATTATGCAGCCTTACATGAGGAAGTATCCAAGGCTCGATTCAGTCCTCAACTCGTCCAGTGAAAAGTACAGAAGACATGAGCGAAGAAGCTGTGTTTTTAGCCTCATTTGGACAGCAGTATGGATATTTAGGACGAATAAACAACATCAGGAAACAGGAGTTTAATAGACTCGAAGGTAACGATCGATTAATAGATAGAAACTGGAAGAATGCTCTCCCGCTCTGGGTCATAATAACGCCATTTTGCAACGTAACGAGCTTATGTAATGGGATGCTACAGTACACCGTATTAGCTAGCTTTCTCATCTTAAAGCGTATTCCTAACTCCAACGTACAGACGACTGAAAAAATGCTCGTGGTAAACTGTAATGACATTCTTGAAACAAATGACCCCCCAGGCAGCAACCCATGCATCCCCCAAACCTGCACTAGCTGTGAACTCATAATTAAACTGGAAATTTCAATACAGTGCAAAGAAATCAACATCTCTTCAAAGTCCTGAACACTAGCCTTTTTAAATTCTCTGCCCACTACGAGGAATGTCAAATTCTCTGGGCCTGCAGCAGGCTTAACTGTGGCAGGATAAGTTCAGTTGGTTGGGCACTGGCCTGCAGTGTAAGGTGTTGTGGGTTTGATTCCCAGACCAGATCATTACTTAGGATCTTTAAATAACTGTAGAAGAAGGTACTGACTTTGCCCTACATTCAAACAGCTGGACCTTTGCATGACTTAAATGACAACACAGAAATGGTGGTCTACCTCCAAGTAGAAGACATATAAACCCTTTGTGTCCGTATCAGCAGTTGCGTGCATAATACAATATATACAGAGCTTGAGGAAAAGGTGATGGCCACGTCAGCAAGAATGGCATAAATGCAATAGGTtaagattggcaaaacaacaactttgcccATGTATTAcatgtttttgtacatttctttgccatcactgcaccATGACTtgaaaatgtctaatttcatgttttgtggagGATGTTAACATATACACAAGGCAAcaactttcttcttctttttctgaacttcaaaaaaatcttttaaaattcaattccAGAAAGAATTGCCAAGATTTGATAAATATGTTGAAGGAGATAGAATAAGctcgataaagtttgaagcagggcaacttcactttttaagtgacgttttcgtcaCTGTGGCCATCATTATatgttgcttaagcttcctattgACACTTACATAAAGTACTTTTTCCCCTCCAGGGGTAGTAAATTCCTGGTCCCTGGGTAGTGATAAAATAAGTGCTTCCCCCCCCGCAAATGTCTCAAGTCTTAGCTAATGTCTTACCAATAATTATGGTCCCAAGGTACATGTCGGGATAGAGTTTGCTGACTAATGCATATTGCAGACAACATCTCTTATGGTAGTGGGAGTTAACGTTATGCAATTATGTTGTTTTCCATGTaaaatgattttattcttttctcaGGAATTACATACCTGGATCATGTTGGGGCAACACAATATCCACAAAGTGTTATAAAAAGTGTGTATGATGACTTAACTAACAATGTTTATGGAAATCCACACAGTAGAAACCTCAGCAGTCAGTTGTCTGGAGATATAGTTGAACAAGTTCGCAGTAGAATTTTAAGGTACTTTAATACTAATGCAGAAAGTCACAGTGTGATTTTCACTGCTGGTGCTACCAATGCCATAAAACTTCTAGCAGAGAGTTTTCACTGGCAAGCAGGCATAGACAAGCATGGTTGTCAACACAGAAGTTGCTTTTGCTATCTTGAAGAAAATCACACCTCAGTGGTTGGTATCAGAGAAAGAGCTGTGAATAGTGGAGCAAATATTATATGTGTTAGTGAAAATGATATCACTAGAGGAGAGCAAGACCTGCATTTAAAGATGTACAATTTGCACCACAATAACATTGGAGATTGTGTTACAGAAGAACAGAATGAGCACTGCTGCTATAATCTGTTTGCTTTTCCTGCAATGTGCAATTTCTCAGGTGCCAAGTATCCTCTTGAATGGGTTTCTCAAACTCAGCAACGATCGATATTTGGTAAATGCAGTCCTTTGTACCAATGGTATGTTCTTTTGGATGCAGCATCATTTGTAAGCACATCTCCTTTGGACTTGGATTCCTGCCCTGCAGATTTTGTTCCAGTTTCATTTTATAAGATCTTTGGTTTTCCAACTGGATTGGGTGCTCTCATTGTAAGGAACAGCAGTTCACATGTCCTCAGGAAGTGTTATTATGGTGGAGGAACAGTGCAGGCTACAATTTCAAGTGAAAGGTTTCATGTCTTGAGGACAAATCTATCTGAAAAGTGAGTATTTTGAATTAGTGCTTTTCATGTTAATAGAGCTATAATGGGCAGAATTGGTAGCTGTTAATATGATATGAACATGGCAGCACAAAAATCATTGTAAGTGTGAGACTCATGTTGTTAAGTTAATTTCAGTCCGACTCTCCAACTTTTCACTCTATGTCAATATCTGACACTTATGGCAATAAATGAGTTATGCAAAGTACTGTTTTTTGATTAATGCATAAATTACATCTTGTAGCAACTTTGCAATTTTCCTACTGACATAGTCTGCAGAGTAACtgatttgtgattttttttttctgatttgtgTAAgttagaaatgtttttttcacaTACTGAGGAAAATTAAGCATTAAATTATCTTTGAGTGATTAGATGTGTTCAGACCTGTGCCCAGAAGAGACCCCTGTTTGACTCTTTTAAGCAATCACCAAATTAGACATGCTCGAAAAAGTCCCATTGGGTTGCTTaagacaagtagattttcttccGGGACAAGTAATGGGCAAGGGTCTAAGAAAGTCATCTTCTAACTAAATCATTCACAaagacaagcaagaagtggccccaAGCAAGCGAAATGTGTGGctggaattcaattttttttaagccttGATTAGATCTTTGCATTTTGAGTGGTTCAGTGGTACTTACAGTTCTTCAATGGAAGTCTTACTTAATTTGAAGCATGTTTTCATTTCAGATTTGAAGATGGGACCCTTCCATACCTGGACATCATTGCTTTACATCATGCTTTTAATGTATATGAGCAGCTTATAGGATCTATGAATGCTGTCTTGGATCATACCCATAGCCTTGCTTTATACACATATAACAAAATGTCTGCAATGAAGCATGCTTCTGGCAACCCCTTGTGCAAAATATACTGCAAGactgattttaaaaacaaaactcagCAAGGCCCAATCATAAACTTCAATGTATTGAGAGCAAATGGAGACTTTGTTGGCTATAGCGAGGTACtgaaaaactgttttctttAGATCATAAAGACAAGACGGGTTtcacattaaatttttttttagcaaaaattGTCATAGTGCTGTCAGTCAACTTTGTTATCAAAATTCAAAGACAGAAGCCAGTTTTCTTTCCTATTTACTTTTGCCTTGCAACAAGCAAGGAAGTTCAGCACAAGATGTTGTTGCTGGGCATGCTGGATTTCATAATTTTACAGCTTTTGGGTTCACTACAGTTTTCCTAGAACACCACCATGATACTTTAGAGAAAAGTGATTGAATTgctaaaaacatacaaaaataatttttacatttaATGTAATACCTTTTAGGTAGAAAAGATGGCAAGCTTGTACAATATTCACCTGAGGACTGGATGTTTTTGTAACACAGGAGCCTGTCAGAAATTTCTTATTCTGTCAAATGAACAAATCAAGAACAACCTATCTTCTGGTCATATATGTGGTGATGATGTAGATCTTATTGCAGGAAAACCTACTGGTTCAGTCAGAATCTCATTTGGCTACATATCCAGCTTCACTGATGCACTTGCATTTTTAAACTTCTTAGAAGAGTGCTTTCTGGAGAGAGACACAAATGACACATTTTGTGGTACAAACACTGTAGCTGATGCCAAAGGCCGTGTGCTGAGTGCGACCAATACAGCGTTGATTAATCATTCTGGCAAGTTATGTGATGACATGTTTGAAAAGAACTGCTCTGAGGATGCGAAGTATAGAAATCTGCCTGAAATACCTCCAAAGAAAGCAAGTGACTTTACTGTGGTTGACAAAACTAGCATTTCAAGTGGCTTGGAGCAGACTAAGTTATCTTCTATCTCTATTGTGAACCAGGGACACTCTTCTGTAATGGGTAATCAAGTTGAGGATCATAATATTGACAGGAACACCAACCTTAGACTAGAAAAGATTTACCTTTACCCTATCAAGTCTTGTGCAGCCTTCCAGGTAATTAAGCGCAACTTCATGCATATATGGTAATGGGTTTATGAAGACTGATTGAAAGTGTGTTAGAAGTGAAGTATTTTCATGTACTAGCTGGAATTCTGGTAAACTTCAATCAGGTGAAAATAACATTATTGGATAGGCAGtacttttattatttgttccctaactttgaaagaagagaaaaaaatgcaatgattCATTACTGGCACATGGATTGTACCTGCTGTTCATCATCTCCTTTTTGTTTATATTCCAGGTCAGTGAATGGGAGGTTGGTCCCCGAGGATTTGTTTATGATCGGCAGTGGATGATTGTTACTGATTCTGGGGTTTGTTTAACTCAAAAAAGAGAACCACGACTCTGTCACATAAAGCCTTCACTGGATCTCAACAAAGGTGTTCTTTCACTAACAGCACCAGGTACATACTGGCCTAATGtggttcaaatttttctttggtttaaaaatttttaaccagtGAGCTTCTAATTTATTTTGGCTTTAGGGGCAGATTCAATGGACATTTTTTGGTAGAATAGGAATGCATTCTCAAATAAATTTACAGAAATTAGATACCAGTAGTCTTTatcattaaattaaatttttctggTTTTAGAATATTGACCTCCTAGTTTGTTTACTGAGTACAGCAATATCTCAAAGTTTATGTTACAAGTATGGTGTCAACAAACAACATTGCTGACATGAGAATATTAAtgttttttggaagaaaatttaaTTCTGGCCTTGCGTGTATGAATAGTTTATGAGAAGCATGATAAATATTGTGAACATGTTTATGCAATAAACACCAAAAGTATTTGTGATTTGTAGTTATGAAATCCTGTTCCAAAGACCAATGAACTCTACCATATCCCATAAAACAAGCAATAGACTCTCtgaaaactcttttaaaatatatcGTTTTAAGCAAGCTTTTTACggattaattcttttaattttttttgtttttgtaataatttttggacTTATCTGCTACATAGTATATAAATTGTTGCTGTTATAATTATGATTGATATTCCTGCACTTAATTAATTACTTCTCATGGAATAATGTAAGTACTTTATACAATTAAATGGATACAGTGATCACCAGTATTGTATTGGTCAGGTATGACTGCATGTTTTAATGCAGTTATTAATATgttttttcaggaatgttgactCTGGTTTTACAACTGCATTCACCATCAGAGAATAAGACGGTGAGACGCGAGGCCATTTTGTGTCAAACCAAAGTCTGTGGAGATAGGTAAAAACCTACTGATTGTTGAATAAGTATAACATTGAACAAAGGCATGATAAAAACTATGGTAAATATCTCATTGTCTTTCATTAATATGTTAAGGGTTTCAGCTCTGGACTGTGGAGAAGAGGCTGCCCACTGGATgtcaacatttttaaaaaggaactGTCGCCTGATTGAGCATCATAAGCAAGATAACCGTACCTGTAAATTAGGAGGTATagtataatttataaaaatCCCTTTTTTGGCCTTATTTTCACTTCAACATGGATAAAACATCCTTTTCAACGCAATGATAACATAAAAATTGCTTTAGGACATTAAAAATTGACTGGTATATTTTCACTCTGTTCAGATGacctctgttttttttttttgtcatttcctCAAAAAATTCTAAGGGTTTGGAACATTTACAGCCAAGCCATTGTTAAAAGTGCTTTTTAATAATGCTATTTTTCACTTTGTATAGATTGTCTAAATTTGCACTGTCTGTGCCCTAATATTATTTCCTTCAAGAGAAATTTTTGGTACCTGGTCCCGTGATTTTCAAGTTGAATCAGACAACATGGAAAGGTCCTTGTCATCCACTTAGCAGTGCCTGCAAATGTTTTGACCCCTGGGTTGCAGCtaacaatatttatttaacattgcTTGATTTGCATAGTCCTCCCATCAGTCCATCAGTGCCATCACCTGCTTATTGCATCAGTAACTTTAATAATGTAATTCtgtattctttatttttcgctTGAAGTGAACCAAGGGGAAAATGAAAGAAGTTCTCTTTCCTTGGCAAATGAATCACAATTTCTCCTAATAACCAGATCTAGCGTAAGTGAACTTCTGACAAATGTTGAACCAAATTTGGATCTCCTTTTGGTAAGTCAATCTTCatgaatttttaaacatttagCTCTGTTCTTTGCCTCTCAAAATCCatttaaaagacaaaatatgGTCTTTGCTGGGCTCCTTGCTAAGTTAGATTAGGTAGCATACAGATAGACTTGAACAAGAGTGGTTGGGTTTGTGTAATTTGTTAAACAGATCTTTCTCCAAACCTGTTTCTCTTCATGGCTACAAGCAATGATAGAGAGAAGGTGGACCTTTAAAGAAACTCAACTATTTTGGGTTAAattcaaatattcaaattaacTCTACATAATATCTTTACACAAAAGTGACCACCTTATTTGCAATATGGTAACTTAATTTGAAGACTTTCATcattaagctgttttttttttttaattcacagGTAGAGGATAAGATAAATCAAGTGgacaatttgattgacagattcAGAGCCAACTTGGTTGTTAATGGACAAGAACCTTTCAGAGAAGATGAGTGGAAAATGATTAAAATCGGTGATTTGTCTTTCAAGGTAAGTTGTCATTTCATTTTCTCATTGCTCTGTTTCATGTTAGAAATTTCTTTGTGTCAATAAATGGCCGGTATTTCATAGTAGTTTCTTTATTCAAAACATGTTACAACTTAACAGCAACTGTACACTTTATTAGAGCCACTGTAAAGTGGTTCTCTTATATAAACGGCCCTATGAGTAGTTTGCAACATCAAAATACTGGTTGATTAGACAGACTTGCTGAACACAGTCCAGTGACTCAATTCCTTATTTGAAAACTTCTTTTGTGTTCTCATAATATCCTGTAAGGGTTATCATGCTGGTATAACTAATGGATAGTTTGTTGTATTTTGTAATAAATATCTTTTATGGAAATGAATCACCTTAATTTTCCAAAAAGGACCGTGTTTTGCACCTGCTACATGAACATATATCTACCAGTTACTGAATTGTTGTTTGCTTGTATAACAGTCATGACATCTAAAAGTTACCCTGTCTTTTCAACCCACAGAGTCAGGGAAAATGTAACCGTTGTCAAATGGTTTGCATTGATCAAGAAACAGGATTAAAAAGTGCTCAGCCACTAAAGACTCTTGGCAAGCTGCGAGGGTCACGAGTAAGTGTTAAAATCGCTCAATACGGTGCATATATGTATTTCTTCCTTCCAACACTCGACAGTGACCTATATTTTGGACAAAATTGCCTGGAAGGTCTGTTTTACACATTCAAGGTGCTATTGATTCTAACCCTGTAAATATCACTCTTGTTGCCTGCTAGCAGTGTCTCTTTTTCTGTGATATACATGCTTGTTAGAATATGTAGGAAAAAGAGGCTGCAGGCAGGGACGCTGTCCTAGTGAATGGATCTTAATTAATATCAATAATTGATTGTCCTCACAAGATTATTATAGATCTGAACATTTCTGATTTGATTAGTGTATTAGTAGCAATATCGTTTAACAAGTAGGTCattgtttctttcctttctagatGCCTTTTGGAATCCACTTGGAACATGTGACCAAAGAACTTTGTACTCCACTAGTTCTACATTGTGGTGATTTAGTTACTGTGTCTTACTAACTCATTTTGGTGTTGGTGTTGAAGTAAccagtgtcaataaaattaatgtttgtgtaaaaattatatttgtGGTTTCATGAATATTTCTGCGAAATTTGGACCcctagcaggggcacccaaggagaatatagtttaaaaccacttaaacatagcactgttaaacatattttagtatttaaacggtagatataggcatatttttatcccctaaaaatttttcatctgttcggatttcctagctgaaagtctagtgatccgaaaattatagggatcaaaacttaccttttcgaaaatttcagccagaaaatttcagccagggtaaaaatccgttaaaagtAGGCAATAGACCATTCCCGCATTCGTCACAAGCACGCGCGCGAAAACATGAAAGtgaggctcgggtggacaaaCATCAAACATGGCGGACAACACCTTCACTTCTTCGCGCGGTGGCCGTAGCAAATATTGTTGTGTCCCTGGTTGCAAAAGTTCCTTTTATAACAATCAGGGGGAAAAaactaatatttcatttttttcttttcctctggAGGCAAAAAGTAGGAATCGGTGGCTTTTGGCAattaaaagacaagaaaacagaGACGGATTTGTTGTGACGGAATACACTAAAGTGTGTGAGCAACATTTTCACCCTGACGAAATTAAAAAACAGTTCAGTGGCAGGAAAGATCTGAAAGACAAGACTACTATTCCTTCCATTTTCAGCTGGAATAAAAGTGCGAGCACACCTAATcgaaaattaccaaaaaagaGATGTTCTGagcaaaatgaagaaaatattcAGCCTGAATCAGAACCATGTTATTTAAGCTCTAGGTTGCTTAATGAAGACAATGCAAGACCGACAGAGGCCTGTGAAAATTGCGCTTATTTGAGAAGAGTCGTGGAAAAGTTGGAGGTTAAATTGTCACTTTTGATTAAACAAAAAAGTGACGTTGAAAAAGATTGGAGTGAGCTGAAAGCCAAAatacaaaaactggaaaaaggAAAGTTTACATCCAAGAACATCAGAGAACAAGAAGACGTTTTCAAGTCATTCACTGGTTTTCATCCAGTTAAGTTTGacattctttttcaatttttaaatccTGGTGAGAATGCTAGTAATTTGAAATACTATGAGCCTTCAAAGAATGGGTCAGATGAACCTGATGAATGTAAATTTACTGAAGGAAGTAAGCCTGGTGTGAGCCCTAAATTGGATGTGATTGAACAATTGTTTATGTTTTTGGTGTGGTTAAGGTGTGGATTTGGACAGAAACATCTGGCGTGGTTATTTGGACTTGGCAAATCAACCATTTCCCGGTACTTGATCACCTGGTCAAATTACTTGTACTTCTGTTTGGGAAATATTCCCATATGGCCTTCTAAAGATCAGATTGTTTCATCCATGCCAATGTGTTTTAAGGACACTTATCCCTCAACAAGATGTATCATTGACTGTACagaaatctttgtacaagtgcCTTCTAGCCTAACTACACAGAGTACCCTTTACTCACACTATAAGCACCATGTAACATACAAAGCTTTAGTGGGTATCAGTCCTTCTGGAGCTATAACTTTTGTGAGTCAGTTGTACCCTGGATCGCTGTCAGATAAGGAAATAGTTTCCAGGTGTGGCATACTACACCCAGAACTTTGGGAGAAAGGGGATTCAATTATGGCAGACAGAGGATTTACAATCCAGGAATTACTTGACCCTCTAGGAGTTAAGTTAAACATACCTGCATTTCTTGATGGCAAAGAGCAGCTTGACAAAGAAGATGTTGTATTTAGTCAAACAATCGCCTCTGTTAGAATCCATGTAGAACGTATTATTGCTCGCATTAAGAAATTTAAAGTCTTAAAGACTGAAATTCCACTAAATATGAATGGGACCATAAACCAAATATGGACAGTGGCTTGTCTTCTATGTAACTTTATGGACCCGCTtattaagcaataataatgttATGGTTTTATCATCATTTCCTTCAAAGTGCCCAATGATTTACAAGGATCAAGTTGGTTTATGAATAAATACCGAAGCTGAATTTTCGCTTTTCAAGACTAACTAACATTTCTTTTGTCAATGAAAACACTTTCCCTTTTAGAATAATTGATATTTTGCAATAATTGAATTTCCACGATTTTCAAACAGTACCTTTCTTGAGATTATTGCGCAAATCATTGCTCTCATAGAAATTGAACAGAAATTGTTAAGTAATTGCTGAACATGTAATACTTTTAATATTCTTGTCATGGAAGTAATCTTTTTTAAGAATTCTATGAAATACTCCTTCTCgtatattttcaataaaatacagtaaaaatatGCATacaagaacctagatttttccaacttagcctaaataggttcttatagaaatggtatttagtgggaTTCTGGGCTACTTAGGTTCTTAAACAGGCTCTTAATTTTGATAGGGGTACTAGTGATCAGCACAGATAACTACTCTCGGGCATATGAGAGAGATCTGTattcttaataataatattgcattGTGTAATCCAGTATTGGCAAAGACATGATATGGTTTTCATTTTAGTTCATTGTTTGAATCTTACTGACTGAAACCTAGACTAAAAGTTTTTCTCCGTATTTTCAtctgtttcatttttgtaaaatattaacctattgaaaattttaggctaaataggttatTATGAAAAGGGGgtttaaaataaacattttagcctaacaggttcttaaattttaggttcttatacgtgggtttttactgtactgtaATAACATTGCTACGAGCAAAGTAACCTTATCCTTGAAGCCCTAACACCCATCAACAGGAGTCTAAAAGCTAGATACTATGGAAAACTGGTACACGTTGTAATGTCACCGTTTGCTCAGGCACAATGCACAATATACTAAACTGCATTTAGGCCATGACCTGAGGAAGAAACCACTTTACATAGAAGATGTTTACTTTACATACTACTTGGTCAAAATAATCTTTATTAAATGGAACCCTTGTGATGATCATCCCTTTAAATAGGTAGACTACAAAGTCAACCCATTCTAAACCACAGAAACCCATAACTAGCTGGACTTGGGTGTAATATCCTAGGTGATGAT
The sequence above is a segment of the Porites lutea chromosome 3, jaPorLute2.1, whole genome shotgun sequence genome. Coding sequences within it:
- the LOC140930022 gene encoding uncharacterized protein translates to MADNTFTSSRGGRSKYCCVPGCKSSFYNNQGEKTNISFFSFPLEAKSRNRWLLAIKRQENRDGFVVTEYTKVCEQHFHPDEIKKQFSGRKDLKDKTTIPSIFSWNKSASTPNRKLPKKRCSEQNEENIQPESEPCYLSSRLLNEDNARPTEACENCAYLRRVVEKLEVKLSLLIKQKSDVEKDWSELKAKIQKLEKGKFTSKNIREQEDVFKSFTGFHPVKFDILFQFLNPGENASNLKYYEPSKNGSDEPDECKFTEGSKPGVSPKLDVIEQLFMFLVWLRCGFGQKHLAWLFGLGKSTISRYLITWSNYLYFCLGNIPIWPSKDQIVSSMPMCFKDTYPSTRCIIDCTEIFVQVPSSLTTQSTLYSHYKHHVTYKALVGISPSGAITFVSQLYPGSLSDKEIVSRCGILHPELWEKGDSIMADRGFTIQELLDPLGVKLNIPAFLDGKEQLDKEDVVFSQTIASVRIHVERIIARIKKFKVLKTEIPLNMNGTINQIWTVACLLCNFMDPLIKQ
- the LOC140930077 gene encoding molybdenum cofactor sulfurase-like; its protein translation is MSEEAVFLASFGQQYGYLGRINNIRKQEFNRLEGITYLDHVGATQYPQSVIKSVYDDLTNNVYGNPHSRNLSSQLSGDIVEQVRSRILRYFNTNAESHSVIFTAGATNAIKLLAESFHWQAGIDKHGCQHRSCFCYLEENHTSVVGIRERAVNSGANIICVSENDITRGEQDLHLKMYNLHHNNIGDCVTEEQNEHCCYNLFAFPAMCNFSGAKYPLEWVSQTQQRSIFGKCSPLYQWYVLLDAASFVSTSPLDLDSCPADFVPVSFYKIFGFPTGLGALIVRNSSSHVLRKCYYGGGTVQATISSERFHVLRTNLSEKFEDGTLPYLDIIALHHAFNVYEQLIGSMNAVLDHTHSLALYTYNKMSAMKHASGNPLCKIYCKTDFKNKTQQGPIINFNVLRANGDFVGYSEVEKMASLYNIHLRTGCFCNTGACQKFLILSNEQIKNNLSSGHICGDDVDLIAGKPTGSVRISFGYISSFTDALAFLNFLEECFLERDTNDTFCGTNTVADAKGRVLSATNTALINHSGKLCDDMFEKNCSEDAKYRNLPEIPPKKASDFTVVDKTSISSGLEQTKLSSISIVNQGHSSVMGNQVEDHNIDRNTNLRLEKIYLYPIKSCAAFQVSEWEVGPRGFVYDRQWMIVTDSGVCLTQKREPRLCHIKPSLDLNKGVLSLTAPGMLTLVLQLHSPSENKTVRREAILCQTKVCGDRVSALDCGEEAAHWMSTFLKRNCRLIEHHKQDNRTCKLGVNQGENERSSLSLANESQFLLITRSSVSELLTNVEPNLDLLLVEDKINQVDNLIDRFRANLVVNGQEPFREDEWKMIKIGDLSFKSQGKCNRCQMVCIDQETGLKSAQPLKTLGKLRGSRMPFGIHLEHVTKELCTPLVLHCGDLVTVSY